The Enterobacter asburiae genome window below encodes:
- a CDS encoding ABC transporter substrate-binding protein — protein MTKKLLPLLVLAALSGAVHAATPPNTLVVAQGLDDIVSLDPAEANELSSIQTVPSLYQRLVQPDRDNPEKITPILAESWEADAAAKTLTIKLKPDARFASGNPLRPEDVIFSYTRAVTLNKSPAFILNVLGWDASNIASQLKKVDDHTLQLHWTADVSPSVALNILSTPIASIVDEKQVAANVKDNDFGNAWLKMHSAGSGAFKMRVYQPHQAIVLEANDSAPGGAPKLKSIIIKNVPDPASRRLLIQQGDADVARDLGADQISALDDKPGVKVLSIPSAEQNYLVFNTGNSANPLLNNPAFWEASRWLVDYEGITKNLLKGQYFVHQSFLPVGLPGALEDNPFKFDPAKAKAILAKAGIKDAHFTLDVENKPPFITIAQSMQASFAQGGVKVDLLPAAGSQVYARVRAKQHQAAIRLWIPDYFDAHSNASAFAWNDGKSSTVAGLNGWKIPELNKATLAAVAEPDPAKRLDLYKTMQEQLQQSSPYVFVDQGKTQIVVRDNVKGYQQGLNADMVWYDRVTK, from the coding sequence CAACGAGCTTTCCAGCATCCAGACCGTGCCTAGCCTGTATCAGCGCCTGGTACAGCCGGACCGCGATAACCCGGAAAAAATCACCCCAATTTTGGCAGAAAGCTGGGAAGCGGACGCGGCAGCAAAAACGCTGACGATCAAACTTAAGCCCGATGCCAGATTCGCCTCCGGCAACCCGCTGCGCCCGGAAGACGTGATTTTCTCTTACACCCGCGCCGTGACGCTGAACAAATCCCCGGCATTCATCCTGAACGTGCTGGGCTGGGACGCGAGCAACATCGCCAGCCAGCTGAAAAAGGTGGACGACCATACCCTCCAGCTTCACTGGACGGCGGACGTTAGCCCGTCGGTGGCGCTGAATATTCTCTCCACGCCGATTGCCTCCATCGTCGATGAAAAGCAGGTCGCGGCAAACGTGAAGGATAATGACTTTGGTAACGCCTGGCTGAAAATGCACTCGGCGGGCAGCGGAGCGTTCAAAATGCGCGTCTATCAGCCGCATCAGGCTATCGTGCTGGAAGCCAACGACTCCGCCCCCGGCGGTGCGCCGAAGCTCAAAAGCATCATCATTAAAAACGTCCCCGACCCGGCTTCGCGCCGACTGCTGATCCAGCAGGGTGATGCGGACGTGGCGCGCGATCTCGGTGCAGATCAGATAAGCGCCCTGGACGACAAGCCGGGCGTTAAGGTGCTGAGCATTCCGTCCGCCGAGCAAAATTACCTGGTGTTTAACACCGGCAACAGCGCCAACCCGCTGCTGAACAACCCGGCGTTCTGGGAAGCCTCGCGCTGGCTGGTGGACTATGAGGGTATCACCAAAAACCTGCTGAAAGGCCAGTACTTTGTTCACCAGAGCTTCCTGCCGGTCGGGCTGCCGGGCGCGCTGGAAGACAACCCGTTTAAGTTTGACCCGGCAAAAGCGAAAGCCATTCTCGCCAAAGCGGGCATTAAAGACGCGCACTTCACGCTGGACGTGGAGAACAAGCCGCCGTTTATCACCATCGCCCAGTCCATGCAGGCGAGCTTTGCTCAGGGCGGCGTGAAGGTCGATCTGCTGCCTGCCGCCGGGAGCCAGGTCTATGCCCGCGTGCGCGCGAAGCAGCATCAGGCGGCGATCCGTCTGTGGATCCCGGACTATTTCGACGCGCACTCTAACGCCAGCGCCTTTGCGTGGAACGACGGCAAATCCAGCACCGTGGCCGGGCTGAACGGCTGGAAAATCCCGGAGCTGAACAAAGCCACGCTGGCGGCGGTAGCCGAGCCGGATCCGGCGAAGCGTCTGGATCTGTATAAGACGATGCAGGAGCAGCTGCAGCAGAGTTCGCCGTACGTGTTCGTCGATCAGGGTAAAACCCAGATCGTGGTGCGCGATAACGTGAAGGGGTATCAGCAGGGGCTGAACGCGGATATGGTCTGGTACGATCGCGTAACGAAGTAG